Genomic segment of Deltaproteobacteria bacterium:
GCCATGCAGGCTCTGGCCGTGATCGTGGCGGCGATCCGGTCGGCTCGAACCGGGGAGATAATTAACGTGGCCAACGTCTTGGCGGAATAAGTCGGGATTCATTGCTCACTCATCAGCATATCAAACCTAAGGGTATTCAATTAAGAAAAATGAAAAATCAAGTCCTGCCTTTCGCCTAAAATTTTCTATTAAGAAGGAGGAAACGAATGCAAAGACGGAAAACCATGTTTTGGAGGTTGTGGGCGCTGGCTATTTTGGCGGCGGTACTTTTGGGAACGCCCGGCGCTCGGGCAGCCTCCCCGCAGGGGGTAATGAAGCAGGCCATCCACTGGGGGCTTTCAGCGGACTGGCTGGACCCTTCCACGGCCAGCTACGTAACCACAGCGAACCATCCTTTATACCTTTTCCATGATGCTTTGTTGAAAGCCATGCCCGAAGGGAACTATACCCCCTGCTTAGCTGAGTCATGGAATATCAGCCCGGATTTTAAGGTTTATGAATTTAAACTGCGCCAAGGGGTAAAGTTTCACAATGGCGACACCTTGACTGCGGAGGACGTCGTCTTTAGTTTCTGGCGATACAAGGCTGCCCTGGCTAAATTTTTTCATAATCGAACAGAAAAAGTAGAGGCGGTCAATCCGAACCTCGTTCGGTTTCAATTTAAAGAACCCTTTCCTGATTTTTTGGATTATTTTCTCCCTGGAGCGACCACTATTGGCTGGGTAGTTCCCAAAAAATATATTGAAAAAGTTGGAGATGCGGGCTTTAAAAAGAATCCTGTAGGAGCAGGACCCTATAAATTTGTGGAATTTCAGGCGGGGGTTAGACTGGTGGGGGAGGCTTTTGAGGACTACTGGAGAAAAGTCCCGCAGGTTAAAAGAATGGAATTTCATTATATTCCTGAGCCGGCTACCCGTTTAGCGATGGTCAGACGAGGAGAAGTCGATGTCGCTACGCTTATGCAGGGTGTTTTTTATGCAGATGCAAAAAAAGATTCGAAGCTTAGGCTTCTCGAACCTCTGAGCCCAACCCGGTGGATGATCTATATCTCGCCGCAGTGGGACCCCAAATCTCCATGGGCTGACGAGCGCGTGCGCAAGGCGGCAAGTGTGGCCATCGATCGAAAAACGCTGGCCGATATTTTCATGCCCGGGTGCAGTGGCGTTGGTTCCCTCGGCATAGAGGGGGATCCTTTAGCGGTGCATTATCCTGCAGATCCCTACGACCCAGCACAGGCTAAAAAGTTGTTGGCGGAGGCGGGATATGCGAAGGGCTTTCAGGGGGGGAAATTTTATCCCTACGGGGGATATTGGGAATATGGGGAGCAGATTGCTACCAACTGGAAGGCCGTAGGGATTACGGTGGAGTTAGTTCTTCTGGATCGACCTGCTTGGTTGGCTCAACGGGACGCCGGAAAGATGAAGGGGAGTCTTTTCGTGGATAACCCCATCGCTCCGACCATTGGAGGAAGGTTAGCTTATCTTTTCAGCGGTACTGGGTCTTATGGAAACTATCCAGATATTCAAGCCTTATGGGAACAGTACCAGCATGAGTACTCCCCCAAGACGAGGAAGGATTTGATCTCGCGGATTCAAAAGATGACTTATGAAAAAACCATTTGGCTACCGCTGACTTCCACCAATTCCCCGGCTGGTTTTGGCCCCAGGGTAAAGGGGAACCCTTACAAGATTCAGCCGCTCCTTTGGTTCACCGCTCCGTTTGAGGACATCGAGGTGGCAAAGTAATTTCATTTCCAGGCTACGCCTTTAGTTTCTCGGCCAGCCAGTCATGCATGTACGGAATGGCTACACCCAACCGGTCATTCTGACAATGCTGAGACCCCCCTTCTTCTGCCGTAAAAACGCGGAGGGTTTTATCCTTTGAGCCCACGGCGTTAAAACAGGCCTTTGAGGCGTTTTCCTACTCGGTCAACCTCCCCGAGATCGCTGGACCCCCAGGGTGCAGTGCCCAGCGCAATGATCAACCCGGCCGACCAGCGGTAATTATCGGAGAAATAGGTAAACCAGTTACCTTTCATATAGGGTTCCCTTTGGGAAATTCAACAGGGTAGATCTTCTGGATCAGCTTAGCCGAGGTTTTTGATCTTCGGGGCGTTTTTCAATTTCCGGACAGTTATAGTCGCGGATTAATCTTTTGTTTTCGCTGCTGAACACTCCCTTTCAATGAACCAATTCTATATCTTCAAAAGGAGCCGTGAACCATATGAGAGGTTGAATTTTATAGGGATTTCCTTTCACTCTGGGGCCAAACGCTGCCGGCGAATTCGTGTCGGTAAGAGGAATGAACATGCTTCTCTCATAGATTAGATTTTGGATTCGCCCGATCAAATCCTTTCTAACCTTCGGGTCGACCTCTGGTTGGTATTGATCCCACAATGCTTTAACATCTGGATAATTGCCGTAGGAAGTTGTACCAAAAAGATAGGCCAAGCGGCCCCCGATGGTCGCCAGGGGTGCCGGGTCAATGAAAAGTCCCCCTTTCATTTTCCCGCCCTGTCGATTCGCGAACCAAGCCGGTCTGTCTAAAAGCACAGTATCAACATTAATGCCCACAGCTTTCCAATAGTTCATAATCTGCTCTCCGTAAGGCCAATAACCTCCTTGGTACGGATAAAATTTACCCCCATGAAAGCCCTTTGGATATCCTGCCTCGGCCAAAAGCTTCTTCGCTTGTCCCGGGGCATAAGGATCTGGCGGGAAATTGACCATAAATTCATCTCCCTCCATGGCCAGCGTTCCCATCGGCTTACACCCTGGCATAAAAATATCGGCCAAACTCTTGCGGTCAATCGCCAAACTGGCGGCTTTGCGAACCCTTGCGTCCGCCCATGGAGACTTGGAATCCCATTGCGAGGCGATATATACCAGCCAGGTCACTGGGCTTAATGGATGGAACAGGCGAAGCTTCGGGTCTTTTTTTACGTCCTCATAAAATACCCCCTGCATGAGCGTAGCAATATCAGCCTCGCCTCTTCTAACCATGGCCAGGCGGGTGGCTGGCTCACTTATGATGAGAAACTCCATTCTTTTGATTGGGGGGGTTTTTCTCCAGTAATCTTCAAAAGCCTCGGCCACAATCCTAACACCCGCCACAAATTCCACAAATTTGTATGGGCCGCACCCGATAGGATTTCTCTTAAACTCCGCATCCCCCACCTTTTCCGTATATTTCTTGGGTACAATCCAACAAATAGCGCTGCCTCCTGGAAGGAAATATTCCAAAAAATCAGGATACGGTACTTTGAAGTGAAAGCGCACCAGATGAGGATTCACGGCTTCAACCTTCTCCGTCTTTCCTTGAATAATTTTGGCCTGAGCAGCCTTGTATCTCCAGAAACTGAACACCACATCTTCTGCGGTCATGGTGTCCCCATTATGGAACTTCACCCCTTTCCGCAATTTGAATTCATAAGTTTTGGCATCAGGGCTAATCGTCCATGACTCGGCCAGGGAGGGGGTAAAATTCCCTTCCGGCATGGGTTTCACCAAGGCATCATGGAAGAGATAAAGTGGAAGGCTCGAGCTGATCAGCCCCGAGTTGGTTGCCGGATCCAGCCAATCTGCAGAAAGCCCCCAATGGATCGCTTGTTTTAACACCCCTGCGGGAGTGGTGGCTTGAACCTGAACCGATGCTAAAAAAACCATTCCGACAATAGCCGCCATGACTAACAGCAAGTGCATTTTGGTTTTCTTGGCTTTCATGAAATTATCCTCCTTAAGGTATTTAAAACCCCTCCAAGCCCTGAAGGCAGATTGCCGAAAAATTTTATGAACTCTGTGTTGCTTCATGGTCAAATAACTCGATTGCATAGGAAATTGCTTTTGGACACGGATTCACCCTGTTAGATGTTTACTATCTAACGGGGTAAACACAGATTTTCAGGATATTAAATGCAAAAAAATAAATATCTGCGAAAATCTGCGAAAATCTGTGTCCAAATTAATTTGATCATTTATTTAATTCGATGCCGCCCCCTTTCCCTCTTTCTGAAAGGGGGGTTAGGAAA
This window contains:
- a CDS encoding ABC transporter substrate-binding protein; this encodes MQRRKTMFWRLWALAILAAVLLGTPGARAASPQGVMKQAIHWGLSADWLDPSTASYVTTANHPLYLFHDALLKAMPEGNYTPCLAESWNISPDFKVYEFKLRQGVKFHNGDTLTAEDVVFSFWRYKAALAKFFHNRTEKVEAVNPNLVRFQFKEPFPDFLDYFLPGATTIGWVVPKKYIEKVGDAGFKKNPVGAGPYKFVEFQAGVRLVGEAFEDYWRKVPQVKRMEFHYIPEPATRLAMVRRGEVDVATLMQGVFYADAKKDSKLRLLEPLSPTRWMIYISPQWDPKSPWADERVRKAASVAIDRKTLADIFMPGCSGVGSLGIEGDPLAVHYPADPYDPAQAKKLLAEAGYAKGFQGGKFYPYGGYWEYGEQIATNWKAVGITVELVLLDRPAWLAQRDAGKMKGSLFVDNPIAPTIGGRLAYLFSGTGSYGNYPDIQALWEQYQHEYSPKTRKDLISRIQKMTYEKTIWLPLTSTNSPAGFGPRVKGNPYKIQPLLWFTAPFEDIEVAK
- a CDS encoding ABC transporter substrate-binding protein, which produces MKAKKTKMHLLLVMAAIVGMVFLASVQVQATTPAGVLKQAIHWGLSADWLDPATNSGLISSSLPLYLFHDALVKPMPEGNFTPSLAESWTISPDAKTYEFKLRKGVKFHNGDTMTAEDVVFSFWRYKAAQAKIIQGKTEKVEAVNPHLVRFHFKVPYPDFLEYFLPGGSAICWIVPKKYTEKVGDAEFKRNPIGCGPYKFVEFVAGVRIVAEAFEDYWRKTPPIKRMEFLIISEPATRLAMVRRGEADIATLMQGVFYEDVKKDPKLRLFHPLSPVTWLVYIASQWDSKSPWADARVRKAASLAIDRKSLADIFMPGCKPMGTLAMEGDEFMVNFPPDPYAPGQAKKLLAEAGYPKGFHGGKFYPYQGGYWPYGEQIMNYWKAVGINVDTVLLDRPAWFANRQGGKMKGGLFIDPAPLATIGGRLAYLFGTTSYGNYPDVKALWDQYQPEVDPKVRKDLIGRIQNLIYERSMFIPLTDTNSPAAFGPRVKGNPYKIQPLIWFTAPFEDIELVH